The sequence below is a genomic window from Armatimonadota bacterium.
CCACCCGCTCCCGGGCCATGGCCAGGACGTCCGGGCTCGGCACCGTGTGGCCGCCGATGGCCCCAACGTCCGCCTTGATCACACTGACCGTGATCCGCATAGCGGGCCTCCTTTCGCCGCTTTCGCCGCTTCGGGCCGGCACCGTGGGACGTGCTGCACCGATCATTCTACCCCCGTGGGCCGGGCCCCGGCCATGCCGGCGCAGCAAGCCGCGGCGCGGTGGCCGCCTGAGCAGGCGGGGCGCAGGACGGCCGGGCGGGGGCGGGCGGGGCCGGCCGCGGCGCGTTGGGGGATCCCCTGCAAAGGAAATGCTTCCACAGGGGTCGAAGAGCAGGGCGAGATGGCGCAGGGACGGCTGCGCGTCAACCGACTGACGCTGGCCCGGGAGGCCGGGCGGGTGCGGGTGGACGTCGAGCTGGCCCACGACGACCGCACCCTCGTGGGCTCGGCCGAGGCCGCCCCCGGGGCGGCGATCCGGGCGGCCGCCGCCGCCACGACCTCGGCCCTCAGCGCCCTGCTGCCGCAGCCGTGGCGCCTGCGCCTGGACGAGGCGGTCACCCAGCCCATCGCCCAGCGCCAGGCGGTGATCGTCCAGCTCCGCCTGGGCGGTGAGGAGGTGGAGGAGCGACTGGTCGGCAGCGCCGTGGCCGACCGCATCCCGGAGGAGGCGGCGGTCCGGGCGGTGCTCAACGCCGCGGAACGCCGCGCGACGCGCCTGATCTCATGATGGCGCCCCGACGCGGGGCGCCCGGCCGGTAACCGGTTCGCCCGACGCCCCTCGGTCCCTCCACGGATGGCGCCGGAGGATCCGGGGAGCGGGACGGTCCGGAGACCGGCTGCGACGGAGGATCGATTGCACCCCACGTACCGGGTCATCGCGCTGGTCAACCAGAAGGGCGGCTGCGGGAAGACCACCTCGGCCGTCAACCTGAGCGCCTCGCTGGCCCTCGCGGGCCGGAAGAGCCTCCTCGTCGACCTCGACCCCCAGGCCAACGCCACGGTGAGCGTGGGGGTCGACCCCGCCGCCCTGCCCCAGACCATCTACCACGTCCTGATCAACGAGGAGGTGGCCCTGCGGGAGATCCTCACGCCCACGCGGGTGGAGGGGCTGTGGCTCGCCCCCGCCTCCATCGACCTGGCGGCCGCCGAGCTGGAGCTGGCGGCGCGCATCGGCCGGGAGAACGCCCTGCGCAAGAAGCTCCTCCCGGTGGTGGAGGAGTTCACCTACGTCATCCTGGACACGCCGCCGTCGCTCGGGTTGCTCACCCTCAACGCGCTGGTGGCCTGCGACGCGGTGATCATCCCCATCCAGACCCACTACTACGCGCTGCTGGGGATGCGGCAGCTCCTGCGTACCCTCAAGATGGTGCGGGACGAGGTGGGCCACCAGGTGGAGATCCTGGGCGTGCTCCCGACGATGTACGACGCGCGGACGAACATCAGCAAGGAGATCCTCCAGGGGATCCGCGACTTCTTCGAGGGCAAGGTCTTCGAGACGACGATCCACTTCAACATCAAGCTGGTCGAGTCCTCGATGGCCGGCGTCCCGCTCTTCGTGCACGAGCCGGAGTCCCGCGGGGCCAAGGAGTACATGGCGCTGGCCCGGGAGGTCATGGCCCGGGAGACCTCCGAGACGGTGGCGGGGGCCTCCCGGTGACGGCGGTGGACGGCGAAGGAGGTGGCCGGGTGAAGCGGCGAGAGGAGCTGCGCCGGGGGGTCCGGGACCTGATCCAGGACGCCTCGCGCGAGCTGGACGCCATGGAGGGGCAGGCGCCTGCGCCGGCGGCGGCGGACGCGCGGCCGATCCTGCGGCTGGTGCGCGATCCCTCCCCGGGGGGCCCGACCGAGGGGGCGGGCGACCTGCCGGTCGAGGCCCCGACCCTCCTGCCGCGCAAGGGGGTCTGCGCGGCCTATTTCATCAACCGCCGCTGCTGGGAGGTCCCGGACGCGTTCTGCAACACCGCCCTCCAGGTCTGCATGCTGCGCGAGTGCCCCGTCTACCACCTGCACCGGGAGGAACTGGAACGGCGTTTCGCCGGAAAGTACGCGCACTTCTGGTAGCGTCCCCAGGGAAGGTCGTCCCTGCTGTTTACCCCCCGTTAAGCCCGGGAAAAAACCCTCTCCGGCACGTCATCCGTAGTGCACCTTGAGCACGACCTCGGGCCGCGGCTCGCCGGCGGGCCGGCTGGTCTTCGATCGGCTCGCCCGTGGGCCGGCCTCCGAAGGGAGGTCGCCATGCCACATCGCGCCGTTGTCGTGATCCTGACCCTCCTCCTGCTCGGGGGGAGCCTCAGCGCCCCGACCGGCGCGCAGGATGCCCCGATCCGGGTCTTCGTCGACGGGGGGCGCGTCCGGTTCGACCAGCCTCCGGTGGTGCGTGGGGGGCGGGTCCTGGTCCCGCTACGCGGGGTCTTCGAGCGCCTGGGCGCCAGCGTCGACTGGGAGGCCGCCACCCAGACGGTCCTGGCGGTGCGCGGCGGCACCGTGGTGGAGCTGCAGATCGGCAGCCGCCAGGCCCGGGTGAACGACCGGGTCGTCCTGCTGGACGTCCCCGCCCGCATCATCGGGGCGCGCACCCTCGTCCCCCTGCGCTTCGTCAGCGAGGCGCTCGGCGCCACGGTGCAGTGGCAGGAGGCCACCCGCACGGTGCTGATCTACACCGGCGCGGCCGCCCCGCCTCCCGGACCGGCGCCCGCCCCCGCCCCCGCGCCCACCGCGGCCGCCATGGTGAGCGGCACGGTGGTCCAGCTCCGCACCGGGGACAACCCCGTGATCCTGGTGGACCAGGGGACGACCCTGGTGCGGGTGGCGGTCACCCCGGACACGGCCATCACCCGGGTGAACGTCGCCACCAACACCGGCGGCTCGGTGAGCCTGAACCAGCTCCGCCTGGGCGACCACGTCGAGGTGACGCTGGGGCCGCGGAACCAGGCCCTCCGCGTGCGGGCGACGTTCCGCACCGTGGTGGGGCGCCTCGACGCCGTGGCGGGCGGTGGCCGCACGCTGCTGCTGCGCGACGGCCAGGCCTACTGGGTGGCCGACGAGCACCTGGAGGTGCTGATCAACGGCCGCGAGGGGACGGTGGCCGCCCTGCGCCCCGGCATGGTGGTGACGTTGCGCCTCAACCCGCAGACCAACCTGGTCTACGGCATCACCGCCGAGACGGTGGTGGGCGAGGAGCCGCCCGCCCGGCCGGCGCGGCCGGTGATCACGCAGCCGGAGGCGGGGGCCGCGATTAGCAGCCCGGTGGAGGTGCGCGGGCGGGCGCCCGGCGCCGCCCGCGTGGTCGTCACCCTGGACGCCCTGCTGGGCGTCCGGCTGGCCACCGGCGAGGCCCAGGTCGGCCCGAACGGCGGGTTCGTCGTGCGGCTGACCTATCAGCCCCTCTTCGCCGGGTGGCCGTACGTGATCACCGTCACCGCCGTCACCCCGGCCGGGATCGAGTCGGACGCCGCCACGGTCCAGGTCCGCCAGCGCTAACGGACGGCCGGCGGCTGCGGGAGGCGGCCGCCGGCCCCCCCCGGCTGGCGCCCGAGCCCTCGTCAGGCGGCCGACGCCGGGCGCTGCGCGACCGGGACGCTGCGCTATAGTGGAGCGGAGCGCTGCCCGCAGGGGGCGTTGGCCGGGGCAGCGGGTGCTCTCATGTCCCGACCGGTCGTGGCCTCACCGCCGTGCGTCGCCATCGAGGCGCTGCCCCGCCACGTGGGGGCGGAGGTGGAGGTGCGCGGCTGGCTCCACCAGCGGCGCAGCAGCGGCCGCATCCACTTCCTGGTCGTGCGGGACGGCACCGGGTTCGTCCAGGTGGTCCTCTCCCGCGCGGACCTGGACGCCGAGACCTTCACCCGGGCCGACCACCTCCCCCAGGAGAGCAGCCTGATCGTGCGCGGCGTGGTCCGCGCGGATGCGCGCGCGCCGGGCGGGGTGGAGGTGGCGGGCCGCAGCCTGACGGTCGTCCACGGGGCCGAGCCGTACCCGATCACCCCCAAGGCGCACGGCATCGAGTTCCTGATGGACCACCGCCACCTCTGGCTGCGCAGCCAGCGGCAGCACGCCATCATGCGCGTGCGGGCCGAGGTACTGCGGGCGGCCACCGCCTACCTGGAGGCGGCTGGCTACCTGCGCACCGACGCGCCCATCCTGACGCCGGCGGCGGTCGAGGGGACGACGACGCTCTTCGCCACCCCGTACTTCGACCTGGGGGAGGCCTACCTGACCCAGTCCGGCCAGCTCTACCTGGAAGCCACCGCCATGGCCTTCGGGCGGGTCTACGCGCTGGGGCCCACCTTCCGGGCGGAGCGCAGCAAGACCCGCCGCCACCTCACCGAGTTCTGGATGCTCGAACCGGAGGCCGCCTTCGCCGACCTGGAGGAGATCATGGCCCTGGCGGAGGGGCTGGTCTGTGCGGTGGTGGCGCAGGTGGTGGAGCACCGGCGGGCAGAGCTGCTGACCCTCGGGCGAGACCTCGAGGCGCTGCGGCGGGTGCAGCCGCCCTTCCCGCGCCTCAGCTACGACGAGGCGCTGGCCCGCCTGGCGGCGGCCGGCAAGCCGGTGCCCTGGGGCGAGGACCTCGGCGGCGACGAGGAGACGGTGCTGGCGCAACAGTTCGACCGTCCGGTCTTCGTCCACCGCTACCCGGCCCGGGCGAAGGCCTTCTACATGCAGCCCGACCCGGCCCGCCCCGAGGTCGTCCTCTCCATGGACCTGCTGGCCCCCGAAGGGTACGGGGAGATCATCGGTGGGGGCCAGCGCATCCACGACCTCGACCTGCTGGAGCGGCGCCTGGAGGAGCACCGCCTGCCCCGCGCGGCCTACGCCTGGTACCTGGACCTGCGCCGCTACGGGTCCGTCCCGCACGCCGGCTTCGGGCTGGGGGTCGAGCGCACGGTGGCCTGGATCTGCGGGCTGGAGCACGTGCGCGAGGCCATCCCCTTCCCACGCACCATCACCCGGCTGTACCCCTGAGTCGCGTCGCCGCGTTTGCCTTGGCGGCGGCCGCTGTGGTATAGTCGTCCTGTCTTGTGGGGCGCGGTCCGAGCCGCGCTCCGGCCTGGAGTGGGCGGCGACCCGCTCTTTTTTTTGAGCCGGGACCGCCCGAGGAGACGGCGATGGCCCGGGAACGCATCGCAGCCCAGGTGGAGGCGCTGGCGCGGCCCATCGCCGCGCGCTTCGGCCTGGAGGTGGCCGACGTCGAACTCGTGGGCGAGGGGCCCCGGTCGGTGCTGCGCGTGCTGGTCGAGGGACCCCACGGCGTGACCGTGGAGGACTGCGCGCGGGTCTCGGAGGCGCTCTCCCGCCAGCTGGACCTGCACGACCCGATCCCGCACGCCTACACCCTGGAGGTGGCCTCGCCCGGGCTCGACCGGCCCCTGCGGCGGGACCGCGACTTCCAGCGCTTCGCCGGATCGCTGGTGGAGGTGCGGACCGTGGCCCCGGTGGAGGGGCAGCGCACCTTCCGGGGGCGCCTGCTGGGCCTGGTGGAGGGGCAGGTGGTGGTGCGGGTGGGGGAGCGCACTGTGCGCATCCCGCGCGCGCAGGTGAGCCAGGCCCGGCTGGTGGTGGACGAGGCCGCCATCAAGGCGTTGCTGGGCGAGGAGAAGCAGGGAGGCGCAGGCAGGCATGAACGGTGAGCTGTTGCGCGCGCTGGAGGCGCTGGAAGAGGAAAAGGGCATCGGCCGCGACGTGATGTTCGAGGCGGTGGAGGCGGCCCTGCTCTCCGCGTACAAGAAGAACTTCAGCGGGGCGGCGGCCCAGAACGTCCGGATCGAAGTGGACCGGCAGACGGGCGACATGCACGTCTACCAGGTGCGCACCGTCGTCGAGCAGGTCACCGACCCCACGACCGAGATCGCCTTGGCCGAGGTGCAGCAGTACGACCCCACGGCACAGGTGGGCGACATGGTCGAGCTGGAGGTCACGCCGAAGGACTTCGGCCGCATCGCCGCCCAGACGTTCCGGCAGGTCGTCCTGCAGCGCCTGCGCGAGGCGGAGCGGGAGCTGGTCTACAAGGAGTTCCGCGACCGCGAGGGGGACATCGTCACCGGCGTCGTCCACCGCATCGAGCGCAAGAACGTCTACCTGGACCTGGGCCGCATCGAGGCGGTGCTGCCCCCGCCCGAGCAGATCCCGCGGGAGTCCTACCGGCAGGGGGAGCGGGTGAAGGCCTACGTCGTCGAGGTGCGCCAGGGGACGCGCGGGCCGCAGATCGTCGTCTCCCGCACCCACCCAGGGCTGCTGAAGCGCCTCTTCGAGCTCGAGGTGCCGGAGATCTACGAGGGGATCGTGGAGATCAAGGCCATCGCCCGGGAGGCGGGGGCCCGCAGCAAGATCGCCGTGGCCTCGCGGGACAAGAACGTCGACGCGGTCGGCGCCTGTGTGGGGCCCAAGGGCTCCCGGGTGCAGGCCATCGTCGACGAGCTGCGCGGGGAGAAGATCGACATCATCCCCTGGCACCCCGAGGCCTCCGCGTTCGTGGCCGCCGCGCTCAGCCCGGCCAAGGTCGTGCGGGTGGACGTGACCGAGGAGACGAAGACGGCGCTGGTCATCGTCCCGGACCACCAGCTCTCCCTGGCCATCGGCCGGGAGGGGCAGAACGCCCGCCTGGCCGCCAAGCTCACCGGGTGGCGGATCGACATCAAGAGCGAGACGCAGCTGAAGGAGATCGAGGCGGCCAAGATCTTCGCCGACCTGCCGCCGGAGGAGCCGCAGCCGGCCCCCGCCGGGGCGCCGGGCCAGGCCCCGGCGGGCGGGACGGCACCGTCCGCGCAGGTCCCGGCGGGTGAGGAGGGCGCGGGCGTGGCGCCGGGGGACGGCGAGGCGCGCCCGCGGGCGGAGGAGGCGGTGCCCCAGGCGGTAGGGCGGCCGGAGGGCGCCGACTAGGCGACCGGGAGCGGGATGGCGCGCCAGCGCAGGGTGCCTCAGCGCATGTGTGTGGCCTGCCGCCAGATGCGGCCGAAGCGGGCCATGGTCCGCATCGTGCGGACGCCGGCGGGTGAGGTGCGGGTCGACCCCACCGGGAAGGCGGCCGGGCGCGGGGCGTACGTCGACCTGACGGCGGCGTGTGTGGAAGAGGCGCTGCGCCACCGACGGCTCGACCACGCCCTGGAGGTGCCGGTCCCCGAGTCGGTGGGGGCGGCGCTGCGGGAGCTGCTGGCGCGTCCGGCGCCGACGCCGCCAAAGGTGATCAGGATTGCCGCCGGGCAGGGCGCGGCCGGGACGGCGCGCCCGGGCCGCCCGCCGCGGCAGGGAGGCCGGTAGCGCGTGCGGGTCTACGAACTGGCGAAGGACCTGGGGATCGGCACCAAGGAGCTGATGGAGCTGCTCGGACGGATGAAGGTCTCCGTCAAGAGCCACTCCTCCTCCCTCGACGAGGCCACGGTGCGGCGGGTGCGCGAGCACGTCGCCGCCCACGGCACACGCATGCCCGAGACCCCTCCCCCGCCAGCGCGGCCGGCCGTGACCACGCCGGCGGGGGAGCGCATCCTCTCCATCCGCAAGATCACGCCGCCCCCGCCGCCAGCGCCCGAGCCGCCCGCGCGTGAGGGGCGCCCCGCCGAGGCGCCGGCAGCCGCCTCCCCGCCGGCGCCGCCGGCGGTGCCGTCCGTCGAGCCCGCACCGCGCGAGGCGCCCAGAGAGGTGCCCGCCGAGCGGCCCGCCGCCCGCGCACCGGCCGCGCCCGCGGCGCCGGCACCGGCGGCACCGGCCGCCCAGGCGCCGCCTGCGGCGCCCGCACCGCCCAAGGTCCCCGCACCCGGACGGGCCGAGCCCATCCGCATCACGCCGGTGAAGCCGCCCCCGCGCGAAGCCGCTCGAGAGGTCCTCACGCCCGAGGAGGTGGCCCGCGAGCTCTTCGGCCCGGCGCCGCCCGCCCCGCCTGAGGTCCCCCCGAAGCCCCCCGAGGTCCCCGTCCCGCCGCGGCCCGAGGCGCCGCGACGGCCGGAGCGCCGCCTGCCCCCGCCGCCCCCGCCGCCGCGCCGGTTCCACGCGGAGCGCCGCGGCCGGCGGCCGGAGCCCCGGGTGGCCGAGCCGGTGGAGGCGGCTGCGCCGGTGGCGCCCAGTGAGGTCGAGCTCACCGGCCCCATCGGCGTGGGGGAGCTGGCGGCGCGCCTGCACCTCCCGGTGGCGGACGTGGTGCGGCGGCTGCTGGAGCTGGGGGTGCTGGCCGGGGTGAACCAGCAGCTGCCTATGGATGTGGCCGCCCGCGTGGTCGAGTCGTTCGGCAGCACGGTGGTGAGGCCGCGCGAGGCGGCGGAGGCGCCGGCGGTGGCGCCGCGCCCGCGCCCGGCGGCGGCCGACCCCGAGGCGGTGCCGCGCGCGCCGGTCGTCACCGTCATGGGCCACGTCGACCACGGCAAGACCACCCTGCTCGACGCCATCCGCGCCACCCACGTGGCGGAGCAGGAGGTCGGCGGGATCACCCAGCACATCGGCGCCTCCACGGCGGACGTGGACGGGCGGCGCGTCGTCTTCATCGACACACCCGGCCACGAGGCCTTCACGGCGCTGCGCGCCCGGGGCGCGCAGGTCACCGACATCGCCGTGCTGGTCGTGGCCGCCGACGACGGGGTGATGCCGCAGACGGTCGAAGCGATCAACCACGCCCGGGCGGCGGGCGTGCCGATCATCGTGGCCATCAACAAGGTGGACCTGCCCCAGGCCAACCCCGACCGGGTGAAGCAGCAGCTGGCCGAGCTCGGGCTGGTGCCGGAGGAGTGGGGCGGCGACACCGTCATGGTGCCGGTCTCCGCCCGGCAGCGCACCGGCCTGCGGGAGCTGCTGGAGATGATCCTGCTGGTGGCCGACCTCCACGACCTCCGGGCCAACCCGCGCAAGCCGGCCCGCGGGACGGTCCTGGAGGCGCGGCTCGACCGCGGCCGCGGGCCGGTGGCCACCGTGCTGGTCCAGGAGGGGACGCTGCGCGTGGGCGACGCCATCGTCGCCGGGGAGGTGGCGGGGCGGGTCCGGGCGCTGCTGGACGAGCGCGGGCAGCGCGTGGGCGAGGCGGGTCCCTCCATGGCCGTGGAGGTGCTGGGGCTGGAGGCGGTGCCCACCGCCGGCGACCTGCTGGAGGTGGTGCGCGACGAGCGCCTGGCCAAGGCGCTGGCCGAGGAGCGTCGCGAGCGGCGGCGGGCCGCGGAGACCGCGGCACGCCCCGGCGTGGTGGAGGAGCTTACCGCCGAGGGGCGCCGGGAGCTGCGGCTGATCCTGAAGGCCGACGTCCACGGCTCGGTGGAGGCCCTGCAGGGCGCCCTGGCGCGGCTGGAGGTCCCGGACGTGCGCCTGACCATCCTGCACACCGGCGTGGGGGCCATCACCGAGTCGGACGTCATGCTGGCGGCGGCCAGCCGGGCGGTGGTCGTCGGCTTCAACGTCCGGCCCGACCCGGCGGTGCGCAAGCTGGCCGAGCAGGAGCAGGTGGAGATCCGCCTCTACCGGATCATCTACGAGGCGCTGGAGGACATTGAGCAGCTCCTGCGCGGGCTCATGGCGCCCAAGGTCGAGGAGGTGGTGCTGGGGCGCGCGGAGGTGCGCGCCACCTTCGCCATCCCGCGCGTCGGCACCGTGGCGGGGTGCTACGTCGCCACGGGCCGGATGGTGCGCGGCGCCCAGGTGCGGCTGCTGCGCGACGGCGCCGTGGTCTACGAGGGGCGCATCGCCTCCCTGCGCCGCTTCAAGGAGGACGTGCGCGAGGTGCCGGAGGGGTTCGAGTGCGGCATCGGCCTGGAGCGCTTCCAGGACGTGAAGGTGGGGGACGTCATCGAGGCCTACGAGGTGCGGGAGGTCCCGGCGGCGTAGCGCCGGCTCCGGCGGCGGGCACCCCGCTGCCCGCGTC
It includes:
- a CDS encoding ParA family protein, which encodes MHPTYRVIALVNQKGGCGKTTSAVNLSASLALAGRKSLLVDLDPQANATVSVGVDPAALPQTIYHVLINEEVALREILTPTRVEGLWLAPASIDLAAAELELAARIGRENALRKKLLPVVEEFTYVILDTPPSLGLLTLNALVACDAVIIPIQTHYYALLGMRQLLRTLKMVRDEVGHQVEILGVLPTMYDARTNISKEILQGIRDFFEGKVFETTIHFNIKLVESSMAGVPLFVHEPESRGAKEYMALAREVMARETSETVAGASR
- a CDS encoding copper amine oxidase N-terminal domain-containing protein encodes the protein MPHRAVVVILTLLLLGGSLSAPTGAQDAPIRVFVDGGRVRFDQPPVVRGGRVLVPLRGVFERLGASVDWEAATQTVLAVRGGTVVELQIGSRQARVNDRVVLLDVPARIIGARTLVPLRFVSEALGATVQWQEATRTVLIYTGAAAPPPGPAPAPAPAPTAAAMVSGTVVQLRTGDNPVILVDQGTTLVRVAVTPDTAITRVNVATNTGGSVSLNQLRLGDHVEVTLGPRNQALRVRATFRTVVGRLDAVAGGGRTLLLRDGQAYWVADEHLEVLINGREGTVAALRPGMVVTLRLNPQTNLVYGITAETVVGEEPPARPARPVITQPEAGAAISSPVEVRGRAPGAARVVVTLDALLGVRLATGEAQVGPNGGFVVRLTYQPLFAGWPYVITVTAVTPAGIESDAATVQVRQR
- the asnS gene encoding asparagine--tRNA ligase, which translates into the protein MSRPVVASPPCVAIEALPRHVGAEVEVRGWLHQRRSSGRIHFLVVRDGTGFVQVVLSRADLDAETFTRADHLPQESSLIVRGVVRADARAPGGVEVAGRSLTVVHGAEPYPITPKAHGIEFLMDHRHLWLRSQRQHAIMRVRAEVLRAATAYLEAAGYLRTDAPILTPAAVEGTTTLFATPYFDLGEAYLTQSGQLYLEATAMAFGRVYALGPTFRAERSKTRRHLTEFWMLEPEAAFADLEEIMALAEGLVCAVVAQVVEHRRAELLTLGRDLEALRRVQPPFPRLSYDEALARLAAAGKPVPWGEDLGGDEETVLAQQFDRPVFVHRYPARAKAFYMQPDPARPEVVLSMDLLAPEGYGEIIGGGQRIHDLDLLERRLEEHRLPRAAYAWYLDLRRYGSVPHAGFGLGVERTVAWICGLEHVREAIPFPRTITRLYP
- the rimP gene encoding ribosome maturation factor RimP; its protein translation is MARERIAAQVEALARPIAARFGLEVADVELVGEGPRSVLRVLVEGPHGVTVEDCARVSEALSRQLDLHDPIPHAYTLEVASPGLDRPLRRDRDFQRFAGSLVEVRTVAPVEGQRTFRGRLLGLVEGQVVVRVGERTVRIPRAQVSQARLVVDEAAIKALLGEEKQGGAGRHER
- the nusA gene encoding transcription termination factor NusA, producing MNGELLRALEALEEEKGIGRDVMFEAVEAALLSAYKKNFSGAAAQNVRIEVDRQTGDMHVYQVRTVVEQVTDPTTEIALAEVQQYDPTAQVGDMVELEVTPKDFGRIAAQTFRQVVLQRLREAERELVYKEFRDREGDIVTGVVHRIERKNVYLDLGRIEAVLPPPEQIPRESYRQGERVKAYVVEVRQGTRGPQIVVSRTHPGLLKRLFELEVPEIYEGIVEIKAIAREAGARSKIAVASRDKNVDAVGACVGPKGSRVQAIVDELRGEKIDIIPWHPEASAFVAAALSPAKVVRVDVTEETKTALVIVPDHQLSLAIGREGQNARLAAKLTGWRIDIKSETQLKEIEAAKIFADLPPEEPQPAPAGAPGQAPAGGTAPSAQVPAGEEGAGVAPGDGEARPRAEEAVPQAVGRPEGAD
- a CDS encoding YlxR family protein, producing MCVACRQMRPKRAMVRIVRTPAGEVRVDPTGKAAGRGAYVDLTAACVEEALRHRRLDHALEVPVPESVGAALRELLARPAPTPPKVIRIAAGQGAAGTARPGRPPRQGGR
- the infB gene encoding translation initiation factor IF-2, with amino-acid sequence MRVYELAKDLGIGTKELMELLGRMKVSVKSHSSSLDEATVRRVREHVAAHGTRMPETPPPPARPAVTTPAGERILSIRKITPPPPPAPEPPAREGRPAEAPAAASPPAPPAVPSVEPAPREAPREVPAERPAARAPAAPAAPAPAAPAAQAPPAAPAPPKVPAPGRAEPIRITPVKPPPREAAREVLTPEEVARELFGPAPPAPPEVPPKPPEVPVPPRPEAPRRPERRLPPPPPPPRRFHAERRGRRPEPRVAEPVEAAAPVAPSEVELTGPIGVGELAARLHLPVADVVRRLLELGVLAGVNQQLPMDVAARVVESFGSTVVRPREAAEAPAVAPRPRPAAADPEAVPRAPVVTVMGHVDHGKTTLLDAIRATHVAEQEVGGITQHIGASTADVDGRRVVFIDTPGHEAFTALRARGAQVTDIAVLVVAADDGVMPQTVEAINHARAAGVPIIVAINKVDLPQANPDRVKQQLAELGLVPEEWGGDTVMVPVSARQRTGLRELLEMILLVADLHDLRANPRKPARGTVLEARLDRGRGPVATVLVQEGTLRVGDAIVAGEVAGRVRALLDERGQRVGEAGPSMAVEVLGLEAVPTAGDLLEVVRDERLAKALAEERRERRRAAETAARPGVVEELTAEGRRELRLILKADVHGSVEALQGALARLEVPDVRLTILHTGVGAITESDVMLAAASRAVVVGFNVRPDPAVRKLAEQEQVEIRLYRIIYEALEDIEQLLRGLMAPKVEEVVLGRAEVRATFAIPRVGTVAGCYVATGRMVRGAQVRLLRDGAVVYEGRIASLRRFKEDVREVPEGFECGIGLERFQDVKVGDVIEAYEVREVPAA